A genomic region of Sander lucioperca isolate FBNREF2018 chromosome 6, SLUC_FBN_1.2, whole genome shotgun sequence contains the following coding sequences:
- the LOC118495325 gene encoding uncharacterized protein LOC118495325 gives MAAVTELSFLLFALINNIHAEEQIIIQEEGYSYTFNLPENTNSCLISRSVGEEKLVLWNTSDLWSNSSSVPEHLKQRLVSTVKTSSYTILHLTHSDSGPYQEECWTEGNVTHENNITITVCTISIDRRGFGARLGETVNLPCKGAADNLDIQWLKQDSRYEQETWSRVFGNNMTSVMDNVRGRYQVVTNTSALRVSNVTTTDLTLYRCLVMNQQQCVSRYTVQLVPYEIIYHSVGETAVLSCTITDSNDEQPPRWMVINKTNSITHLGQQNQTVPSVDQNYSLVFSSLMLNHSGRYYCKVSRREQRYDLVVCPKFGPPAVELFSEGEEVTLRCRDWREDKVHGWFIKSHQKEGRIFSVRYQSMSRVSWSKYDNGNLVISNISMGDAGEYWCVVYDPDGYQCESTERTVLVWL, from the coding sequence atggctgcagtcacagagctctccttcctgctgtttgctctcatcaacaacatccatgcagAAGAACAGATCATCATCCAAGAGGAAGGATACTCTTACACCTTCAACCTCCCCGAGaacaccaactcctgcctgatctccagatctgttggtgaggagaagcttgtcctgtggaacacctctgacctctggtccaacagctcctcagtacCTGAACACTTGAAACAACGACTTGTCAGCACGGTGAAaacttcttcttacaccatcctccacctgacccattcagactccggcccgtatcaagaggagtgttggactgagggcaacgtgacgcatgagaacaacatcactattactgtttgtactaTTTCAATAGATCGGAGAGGTTTTGGAGCGAGACTTGGAGAGACAGTGAACCTGCCATGTAagggagcagctgataatctggatatccagtggctcaaacaggactctagatatgagcaagaaacatggagcagagtttttgggAACAATATgacatcagtgatggacaatgttagaggaagataccaagtggtgacaaacacatcagctcttcgtgTATCCAACGTCACAACAACAGACCTTACACTGTACAGatgtctggtgatgaaccaacagcagtgtgttagcaggtACACTGTACAGTTGGTACCGTATGAGATAATCTACCACTCAGTGGGAGAGACCGCTGTGTTGTCGTGCACTATCACTGACTCCAATGATGAACAGCCCCCACGTTGGATGGTTATTAACAAAACAAACTCCATTACTCACCTAGGACAACAaaaccagactgttccttcagtagaccaaaactactcgctggtgttttcatctctaatgttaaatcactcaggtcGTTACTACTGTAAAGTCTCTAGGAGAGAGCAACGGTATGATCTGGTGGTGTGCCCCAAATTTGGaccccctgctgtagagctcttctcagagggagaagaagtcactctcagatgcagagATTGGAGAGAGGATAAAGTGCATGGTTGGTTTATCAAGTCACACCAAAAAGAGGGAAGAATCTTTAGTGTAAGGTATCAGAGCATGAGCAGAGTGAGCTGGTCTAAATATGATAATGGGAAcctggtta
- the aldh4a1 gene encoding delta-1-pyrroline-5-carboxylate dehydrogenase, mitochondrial, with protein MLRVRAAVSQSWRGLKTSPLAAVEVTNEPILGFTEGSAERKDLLKALAGLKGQTEEIPCVVGDEHVWTKDIRYQLSPFNHSHKVAKFCYADKELINRAIVASVAARREWDLKPVQDRARVLFKAADVISGPKRAEILAKTMIGQGKTVVQAEIDAAAELIDFFRFNAKHAVDLEKQQPLNSEGTTNTMLYRGLEGFVAAVAPFNFTAIGGNLAGTPAVMGNVVLWKPSDTAVSASYAVYRVLRECGLPPNIIQFLPADGPVFGDTVTSSQHLAGINFTGSVPTFKRLWKQVSQNLDSYRTFPRLAGECGGKNFHFVHKSADVESVVNGTIRSAFEYGGQKCSACSRMYVPDSTWPAIREGLLAVHSQLTVGDPVKDFSTFFSAVIDDKSFARIKKWIDRAKSSSSLKVIAGGNYDDSKGYFVEPTIIETTDPRDTIMSEEIFGPVLAVYVYPEKDYREVLQLIDNTSPYALTGAVFAQDRTVVDEAARALRNAAGNYYVNDKSTGSVVAQQPFGGARASGTNDKPGGPHYVLRWTSPQVVKETHVPLADWRYAYMG; from the exons ATGCTGCGCGTGCGGGCTGCAGTGAGCCAGTCGTGGAGGGG gttgaAAACGTCGCCGTTGGCAGCCGTGGAGGTGACGAATGAGCCGATCCTCGGCTTCACAGAGGGGAGTGCAGAAAGAAAAGATCTGCTAAAG GCGCTGGCCGGTCTGAAGGGCCAGACGGAGGAGATCCCGTGTGTGGTCGGAGACGAACACGTCTGGACCAAAGACATCAGATATCAGCTATCA CCTTTCAATCACTCCCATAAAGTGGCAAAGTTCTGTTATGCTGACAAG GAGCTGATTAACAGAGCCATCGTGGCGTCTGTGGCGGCGAGGAGAGAGTGGGACCTGAAGCCCGTCCAGGACAGAGCGCGGGTTCTGTTCAAGGCGGCCGACGTCATCAGTGGACCCAAGAGAGCCGAGATCCTCGCCAAGACCATGATCGGACAG ggGAAGACGGTGGTCCAGGCGGAGATCGATGCGGCTGCGGAGCTGATCGACTTCTTCAGATTTAACGCCAAACACGCCGTAGATCTGGAGAAACAGCAGCCGCTAAACTCTGAGGGAACCACCAACACCATGCTGTACCGGGGACTGGAG gGCTTTGTAGCTGCTGTGGCTCCTTTTAACTTCACTGCTATTGGTGGAAACCTGGCAGGTACTCCAGCTGTCATG GGCAACGTGGTTCTGTGGAAGCCCAGCGACACGGCCGTGTCAGCCAGCTACGCCGTCTACAGAGTGCTGAGGGAGTGTGGGCTCCCCCCCAACATCATCCAGTTCCTGCCAGCGGACGGCCCTGTGTTCGGAGACACCGTCACCTCCTCCCAGCACCTGGCCGGCATCAACTTCACCGGCAGCGTCCC gACATTTAAGCGTCTCTGGAAGCAGGTGTCCCAGAACCTGGACTCGTACCGGACGTTCCCTCGGCTGGCCGGAG AGTGCGGTGGGAAGAACTTCCACTTCGTGCACAAGTCGGCGGACGTGGAGAGCGTGGTGAATGGGACGATCCGCTCGGCGTTCGAGTACGGAGGCCAGAAATGTTCGGCGTGCTCCAGGATGTACGTACCGGACAGCACGTGGCCCGCCATCAGGGAGGGGCTGCTGGCTGTGCACAGCCAGCTCACAGTGGGAGAC CCCGTCAAAGACTTCAGCACGTTCTTCTCGGCTGTGATCGACGACAAG TCGTTTGCTCGGATAAAGAAGTGGATCGACCGTGCCAAGTCCTCCTCCAGCCTGAAGGTCATCGCCGGCGGTAACTATGACGACAGCAAGGGCTACTTTGTGGAGCCGACCATCATCGAGACCACGGACCCGCGGGACACCATCATGAGCGAG gAGATCTTTGGGCCGGTTCTGGCCGTCTATGTTTATCCAGAGAAGGATTACCGAGAGGTGCTGCAGCTGATAGACAACACGTCTCCCTACGCTCTGACTGGAGCCGTGTTCGCTCAGgacag gaCTGTGGTGGACGAGGCAGCTCGAGCTCTGAGAAACGCTGCAGGAAACTACTACGTCAACGACAAATCCACTGGCTCGGTGGTTGCTCAGCAACCGTTTGGTGGCGCCAGAGCGTCAG GAACCAACGACAAACCGGGCGGTCCTCACTACGTCCTGCGCTGGACGTCTCCGCAGGTGGTGAAGGAGACACACGTCCCGCTGGCAGACTGGAGGTACGCCTACATGGGCTGA